A genomic stretch from Methylorubrum extorquens includes:
- a CDS encoding putative 2OG-Fe(II) oxygenase superfamily (Evidence 3 : Putative function from multiple computational evidences; Product type e : enzyme), producing the protein MRQADLPIVDIAPFIHGDAAARAGVGRAFGHAFETTGFAVVVGHGIPERLASDVYDTMKRYFAQPLAVKSRDAAPEKTKGRGYLPVGIESVARTLQGETPPDLCEALVFNAPHREGPSARPNIWPAEPPELRGLVEAWRDAILRLTGQLTEVSALALDLPQDYFAPWFADPALTLRFVHYPDQAEPPMPGQLRYGAHHDYGGLTILRQDTAPGGLQLADRDGNWFEAGVVPDSFVINVGDLLARWTNERWRSTLHRVSNPDRALTGSSARLSMVAFTAPNEQSEVACLPSCCDAANPPRYEPVKAGAYILSKLQASMDLTARA; encoded by the coding sequence ATGCGGCAGGCGGATCTTCCGATCGTCGACATCGCCCCGTTCATCCACGGCGACGCCGCCGCGCGGGCGGGTGTCGGGCGCGCCTTCGGACATGCGTTCGAGACGACGGGTTTCGCCGTCGTCGTCGGCCACGGCATCCCCGAACGTCTGGCGAGCGACGTCTACGACACGATGAAGCGCTACTTCGCGCAGCCGCTCGCGGTGAAGAGCCGCGACGCCGCGCCGGAAAAGACCAAGGGCCGCGGCTACCTGCCGGTCGGCATCGAGAGCGTCGCCCGGACGCTTCAGGGCGAGACGCCGCCCGACCTGTGCGAGGCGCTGGTCTTCAACGCGCCTCATCGCGAGGGGCCCTCGGCGCGCCCCAACATCTGGCCCGCCGAACCGCCGGAACTGCGCGGCCTCGTCGAGGCGTGGCGCGACGCGATCCTGCGGCTCACCGGGCAGCTCACCGAAGTGTCGGCGCTCGCGCTCGACCTGCCGCAAGACTACTTCGCGCCCTGGTTCGCCGATCCGGCGCTGACGCTGCGCTTCGTTCACTATCCAGACCAGGCCGAGCCGCCGATGCCGGGGCAACTCCGCTACGGCGCCCACCACGATTACGGCGGCCTGACGATCCTGCGGCAGGACACGGCGCCGGGCGGGCTCCAGCTCGCCGACCGCGACGGCAACTGGTTCGAGGCCGGGGTGGTGCCGGATTCCTTCGTCATCAATGTCGGTGACCTTCTGGCCCGCTGGACCAACGAGCGCTGGCGCTCGACCCTGCATCGGGTGTCGAACCCCGACCGTGCGCTGACCGGCTCCTCCGCCCGCCTGTCGATGGTCGCCTTCACCGCGCCGAACGAACAGTCTGAAGTCGCCTGCCTGCCGAGTTGCTGTGATGCGGCCAACCCGCCGCGCTACGAGCCGGTCAAGGCCGGCGCCTACATCCTGTCGAAGCTCCAGGCTTCGATGGATCTGACGGCCCGGGCCTGA
- a CDS encoding exported protein of unknown function (Evidence 5 : Unknown function), giving the protein MRTITTATLALGVLAGLGVGLSSAAFAQGSTGAPAGQPGATAPGGTEGAAALSNEQEAIRSGEAIPATPGTGVPIETAPPPAEERHRAHPPRP; this is encoded by the coding sequence ATGCGTACCATCACGACAGCCACGCTCGCCCTGGGCGTCCTCGCGGGCCTGGGAGTGGGCCTGAGCAGTGCGGCCTTCGCTCAAGGATCGACCGGCGCCCCGGCCGGTCAGCCGGGGGCAACCGCCCCGGGCGGCACGGAAGGGGCCGCCGCCCTCTCGAACGAGCAGGAGGCGATCCGCTCGGGCGAGGCGATCCCGGCGACGCCCGGCACCGGCGTGCCGATCGAGACGGCCCCGCCCCCGGCCGAGGAGCGCCATCGGGCGCACCCGCCGCGGCCCTGA
- a CDS encoding putative permease component of ABC transporter (Evidence 3 : Putative function from multiple computational evidences; Product type t : transporter) gives MRRPLIQDPRVQAALPPLLVGIAVLSLWEAACRGFAVPEYLFPAPSVIAASLVQNGPDLLRALWSTMRVTLIAFALSTVLGTLVAFLFVQSRFIERGFFPYAVMLQVTPVVAVAPLIIILVRDTQVALVICATIIAIFPMISNTTVGLRSVDPGLVNLMRVYRASRLQTLLRLRIPSALGYFFAGLRISSGLALIGAVVAEFVAGTGGRSAGLAYEILQAGFQLDIPRMFAALSLITAAGILLFLAMSGLSRLALGSWGDPERA, from the coding sequence ATGAGAAGACCGCTGATCCAGGACCCCCGCGTCCAGGCGGCGCTGCCGCCCCTCCTCGTCGGGATTGCGGTGCTGAGCCTGTGGGAGGCCGCCTGCCGCGGCTTCGCGGTTCCCGAGTACCTGTTCCCGGCCCCTTCCGTGATCGCCGCCTCCCTCGTCCAGAACGGGCCGGACCTGCTGCGGGCCCTGTGGAGCACAATGCGGGTGACGCTGATCGCCTTCGCGCTCTCGACCGTGCTCGGCACGCTCGTCGCCTTCCTGTTCGTGCAGAGCCGCTTCATCGAGCGCGGCTTCTTCCCCTACGCGGTGATGCTTCAGGTGACGCCCGTGGTGGCGGTGGCCCCGCTCATCATCATCCTCGTGCGCGACACGCAGGTCGCGCTGGTGATCTGCGCCACCATCATCGCGATCTTCCCCATGATCTCGAACACCACGGTCGGCCTGCGCAGCGTCGATCCGGGGCTCGTCAACCTGATGCGGGTCTACCGCGCAAGCCGCCTGCAGACGCTGCTGCGCCTGCGCATCCCGAGTGCGCTCGGCTACTTCTTCGCGGGCCTGCGCATCTCCTCCGGCCTCGCCTTGATCGGCGCGGTGGTGGCGGAGTTCGTCGCCGGCACCGGGGGCCGCAGCGCCGGCCTCGCTTACGAGATCCTCCAGGCTGGCTTCCAGCTCGACATCCCGCGGATGTTCGCCGCGCTCTCGCTGATCACCGCCGCCGGCATCCTGCTGTTCCTCGCCATGAGCGGCCTGAGCCGCCTCGCGCTCGGCTCCTGGGGCGATCCCGAGCGCGCCTGA
- a CDS encoding Peptidase S15 (modular protein) — translation MAAVEQHGPHLPVRVDAAINAGILARAVALMPDDLPALVLPMLPIGKSNEHHAFPGTLSLSHETLARLWIETAESVHRAGCRRLLILNSHGGQPQVMEIVSRELRVRLGMLAVGCGWGGVTPMDDLFSQAERRHGIHGGEIETSAMLALHPDLVRMERADDFVPLSVEMERAGGLLTPEGRVGFGWMAQDLHPSGVSGNAAAADARRGAELVERAPPRAWCGWCARSRISRSSGWVPEPPSMPADPLLPVAEPATATLTLPDGVVLAADVWRPAGPGRHPVLLMRQPYGRAIASTLTLAHPAWYAARGYIVVVQDVRGRGGSGGAFHLFEHEAEDGAATLAWAADLPGSDGRVATYGFSYQAVTQFLALAGALRGGTKRPDAIVPAMGGWSIRDDWAYTGGAFGLAGNIGWVCQMGAEAARLRGDAAAFAALGAAARGTPWSGPVAAHPEALAAHATDHHYFDWLGDDPALWDRIAPARRLAGRDLAVPGLHVGGWQDFLLDGTLGAYDAFCTGPAPQRLLIGPWTHSPWGRRVGSLDLGPEAVTPVDTATVAFLDHVLHGCEDPGPPVRLFDVGARDWASFSEWPNPEPTALYLASDGLAATAASGRLVAAPGEAGEDRLVHDPWRPAPVAGGPWGTPPGYQDRAALDDRSDVAVYDGPVIAAPLQLAGRVAAEVFVKTAAASHDLHATLSLVEPDGRAVTLTAGHLRVVEAAPGPRRLAMRGLCCTLYPGQRLRLSLQAAAWPAFAVNPGTGSCPEVTPAMQAQVIVLALRHGAERPSRLLLPVLG, via the coding sequence GTGGCGGCGGTCGAGCAGCACGGGCCGCACCTGCCGGTACGGGTCGATGCGGCGATCAATGCCGGTATCCTCGCCCGCGCCGTGGCTCTGATGCCCGACGACCTGCCGGCCCTGGTCCTGCCGATGCTGCCCATCGGCAAGTCGAACGAGCATCATGCCTTCCCCGGCACGCTCAGCCTCTCCCACGAGACCCTGGCGCGCCTGTGGATCGAGACCGCCGAGAGCGTGCACCGCGCCGGCTGCCGCCGCCTCCTCATCCTCAACAGCCATGGCGGGCAGCCGCAGGTGATGGAGATTGTCAGCCGCGAGTTGCGGGTGCGGCTCGGCATGCTCGCGGTCGGGTGTGGCTGGGGCGGGGTGACGCCGATGGACGACCTGTTCTCGCAGGCCGAGCGGCGCCACGGCATCCATGGCGGCGAGATCGAGACCAGCGCGATGCTGGCGCTCCACCCCGACCTCGTGCGGATGGAGCGGGCGGACGACTTCGTGCCGCTCTCGGTCGAGATGGAACGGGCCGGCGGCCTGCTGACGCCGGAAGGCCGGGTCGGCTTCGGTTGGATGGCGCAGGATCTTCACCCGTCCGGCGTCAGCGGCAACGCGGCGGCGGCAGATGCCCGGCGCGGGGCCGAACTGGTGGAGCGCGCGCCGCCGCGGGCGTGGTGCGGCTGGTGCGCGAGATCGCGGATTTCCCGCTCGAGCGGCTGGGTTCCGGAACCGCCTTCGATGCCCGCTGACCCGCTCCTGCCGGTCGCCGAACCCGCCACGGCGACGCTGACCCTTCCCGACGGCGTCGTTCTCGCCGCCGATGTCTGGCGCCCGGCCGGGCCCGGCCGCCATCCCGTCCTCCTCATGCGCCAGCCCTACGGCCGCGCCATCGCCTCGACGCTGACCCTGGCCCATCCCGCCTGGTACGCCGCCCGCGGCTACATCGTCGTGGTTCAGGACGTGCGCGGGCGCGGCGGCAGCGGCGGCGCCTTCCACCTGTTCGAGCACGAGGCCGAGGATGGCGCGGCGACCCTCGCCTGGGCGGCGGATCTGCCCGGATCGGACGGCCGGGTCGCGACCTACGGCTTCAGCTATCAGGCGGTGACGCAGTTCCTTGCGCTGGCGGGCGCCCTGCGCGGGGGCACCAAGCGGCCCGACGCGATCGTGCCGGCGATGGGCGGCTGGAGCATCCGCGACGACTGGGCCTATACCGGCGGCGCCTTTGGCCTTGCCGGCAATATCGGCTGGGTCTGCCAGATGGGCGCCGAGGCCGCCCGGCTCCGGGGCGACGCCGCCGCCTTCGCGGCGCTCGGCGCGGCGGCGCGCGGCACGCCCTGGAGCGGACCCGTCGCGGCCCATCCCGAGGCGCTCGCGGCCCACGCCACCGACCACCACTATTTCGACTGGCTCGGCGACGATCCGGCCCTTTGGGACCGGATCGCCCCGGCCCGCCGCCTCGCGGGGCGCGACCTCGCCGTGCCCGGCCTGCATGTCGGCGGCTGGCAGGATTTCCTGCTCGACGGCACGCTCGGCGCCTACGACGCCTTCTGCACCGGGCCGGCGCCGCAGCGTCTGCTGATCGGGCCCTGGACGCATTCCCCCTGGGGCCGCCGGGTCGGCAGCCTGGATCTCGGGCCGGAGGCGGTCACGCCGGTCGATACCGCGACGGTCGCCTTCCTCGATCACGTGCTGCACGGGTGCGAGGATCCGGGTCCGCCGGTCCGGCTCTTCGACGTGGGGGCTCGCGATTGGGCCAGTTTTTCCGAATGGCCGAACCCCGAACCGACGGCGCTGTATCTCGCCTCGGACGGCCTCGCCGCGACCGCTGCGAGCGGCCGCCTCGTGGCGGCGCCGGGGGAGGCCGGCGAGGACCGCCTCGTGCACGATCCCTGGCGTCCTGCACCGGTCGCCGGCGGGCCCTGGGGGACGCCGCCGGGCTATCAGGACCGCGCCGCCCTCGACGACCGCAGCGACGTCGCGGTCTATGACGGCCCGGTGATCGCCGCGCCCCTGCAGCTCGCCGGCCGCGTCGCGGCGGAGGTGTTCGTAAAAACCGCGGCGGCGAGCCACGACCTGCACGCCACGCTCTCCCTCGTGGAGCCGGACGGACGCGCCGTCACCCTCACCGCCGGCCATCTGCGGGTGGTCGAGGCCGCCCCCGGCCCACGGCGCCTCGCCATGCGGGGCCTGTGCTGCACGCTGTACCCCGGACAGCGCCTGCGCCTGTCGCTCCAGGCCGCCGCCTGGCCAGCCTTCGCCGTCAATCCCGGAACCGGGAGCTGCCCGGAGGTGACCCCAGCGATGCAGGCGCAGGTGATCGTTCTCGCCCTGCGCCACGGTGCCGAGCGGCCGTCGCGGCTGCTGCTGCCGGTGCTCGGGTGA
- a CDS encoding putative NAD(P)H dehydrogenase (quione) (Evidence 3 : Putative function from multiple computational evidences; Product type e : enzyme), with protein MKRILYLYCHPLPESFHGAIRTAALDGLARAGHAVDLLDLYAEGFDPVLTAEGRRHYHDVTRNQQGLEDYVARLRAAQVLVVQFPTWCFGPPAMLKGFIDRLMMPGVAFDLSDPRHVRPTLDSLERIVGVVTYGRPRWMALAMQDPPRRMVTRYLRWFAARRARAEYLALYHLNVASDDRRRAFIERVRTRMERL; from the coding sequence GTGAAACGCATTCTTTACCTTTACTGCCACCCGCTGCCGGAGAGCTTTCACGGGGCGATCCGCACGGCCGCCCTCGACGGGTTGGCGCGGGCCGGGCACGCGGTCGATCTGCTCGACCTCTACGCCGAGGGCTTCGATCCGGTCCTGACCGCGGAGGGGCGGCGCCACTACCACGACGTGACGCGGAACCAGCAGGGGCTGGAGGACTACGTCGCGCGCCTGCGGGCGGCGCAGGTACTCGTGGTGCAGTTTCCGACCTGGTGCTTCGGCCCGCCGGCCATGCTCAAGGGCTTCATCGACCGGCTGATGATGCCGGGCGTCGCCTTTGACCTCTCCGATCCGCGGCATGTCCGGCCGACCCTCGACTCGCTGGAGCGGATCGTCGGCGTCGTCACCTACGGCCGCCCGCGCTGGATGGCGTTGGCGATGCAGGACCCACCCCGCCGGATGGTGACGCGCTACCTCCGCTGGTTCGCCGCCCGCCGGGCCCGCGCCGAGTACCTCGCGCTCTACCACCTGAACGTCGCGTCCGATGACCGCCGCCGCGCCTTCATCGAGCGCGTGCGGACGCGGATGGAGCGGCTTTGA
- a CDS encoding protein of unknown function; putative exported protein (Evidence 5 : Unknown function), with protein sequence MRVKRAFFGLSLPLLAWFVAAFCLGSGVATAPGARAQGTVTPPAGQSRATAPGGRRGKAARSHRKRHR encoded by the coding sequence ATGCGCGTGAAACGGGCCTTTTTCGGCCTCAGCCTACCCCTCCTCGCTTGGTTCGTCGCAGCCTTCTGCCTCGGCAGCGGCGTCGCCACGGCGCCCGGTGCCCGTGCGCAGGGCACGGTGACGCCACCGGCCGGCCAATCGCGCGCCACCGCTCCGGGCGGGCGGCGCGGAAAGGCTGCCCGTTCGCACCGGAAGCGTCATCGGTAA
- a CDS encoding putative Long-chain-fatty-acid--CoA ligase (Long-chain acyl-CoA synthetase) (Acyl-CoA synthetase) (putative fadD) (Evidence 3 : Putative function from multiple computational evidences; Product type e : enzyme) yields MLMHRLLTLGAERHPDRPAFHWVDRDRGLTYAGAVDAMERMAGALHDAGVGKGDRVTIFAHNGLDYIVAMLGAWRIGAIAALVNVKFADELTDYFADHTPSAVVYTHDMEGQVAAACAALGTVRARLCMDGAQDGALSLPEMLVAGLPAPPDPGDETAIAHLSYTSGTTGKPKGACLRHEPTVRASRCIGERLRLRPGDVSFGPSALSSSYQLVANLLPPLAVGAAINVMRFWTREGGYDALTARGATSLVANPPILDDVLQEARRRGGPPPSLRLGISGGGPVPPTLKAAWRDELGLPLVESYGQSELGGFVGLGYPELEPDDAKLGRVGPPLPDKEVFILGPDDRVLPPGEIGEIALTGGFMAGYWGKPDKTEAATRGGYLRTGDLGLLDAEGCVTLRSRRAELVEVAGRLWYPRDVEEALAAQPGVAQAALVGVGDPALGQRPVAFAQAQPGAALDAAALKAAITGRVAYDLDPLVLVVVPEMPMTPTGKIAKADLARSDLARRAAESAAKNAQAA; encoded by the coding sequence ATGCTGATGCATCGTCTCCTCACGCTCGGCGCCGAGCGCCATCCCGACCGGCCTGCCTTCCACTGGGTCGATCGCGACCGGGGCCTGACCTATGCCGGCGCGGTCGATGCCATGGAGCGGATGGCGGGCGCCCTGCACGATGCGGGCGTGGGCAAGGGCGATCGGGTCACGATCTTCGCCCATAACGGGCTCGACTACATCGTGGCGATGTTGGGCGCCTGGCGAATCGGCGCCATCGCCGCCCTGGTGAACGTGAAGTTCGCCGACGAACTCACCGACTACTTCGCCGACCACACGCCGAGCGCGGTGGTCTACACCCACGACATGGAGGGGCAGGTCGCCGCGGCCTGCGCCGCCCTCGGCACGGTCCGCGCCCGCCTGTGCATGGACGGCGCGCAGGACGGCGCCCTCTCCCTGCCGGAGATGCTGGTGGCCGGCCTGCCGGCGCCGCCCGATCCCGGCGACGAGACCGCCATCGCCCACCTCTCCTACACCTCGGGCACGACGGGTAAGCCGAAGGGCGCCTGCCTGCGCCATGAGCCGACCGTGCGAGCCTCCCGCTGCATCGGCGAGCGTCTGCGGCTGCGGCCGGGCGACGTCTCGTTCGGGCCCTCGGCACTCTCCAGCTCCTACCAGCTCGTTGCCAACCTGCTGCCGCCGCTCGCCGTCGGGGCCGCGATCAACGTGATGCGCTTCTGGACGCGGGAGGGCGGCTACGACGCGCTCACCGCCCGTGGGGCGACCAGCCTCGTTGCCAACCCGCCGATCCTCGACGACGTGCTGCAGGAGGCCCGCCGACGCGGCGGCCCCCCGCCATCGCTGCGCCTCGGCATCTCCGGCGGCGGGCCGGTGCCGCCGACGCTCAAGGCGGCGTGGCGCGACGAACTCGGCCTGCCGCTGGTGGAGAGCTACGGCCAGAGTGAACTCGGCGGCTTCGTCGGCCTCGGCTACCCGGAACTGGAGCCGGACGATGCCAAACTCGGGCGGGTCGGGCCGCCGCTGCCCGACAAGGAGGTCTTCATCCTCGGGCCCGACGACCGGGTGCTGCCGCCGGGCGAGATCGGCGAGATCGCGCTCACCGGCGGCTTCATGGCCGGCTACTGGGGCAAGCCGGACAAGACGGAAGCCGCGACCCGCGGCGGCTACCTGCGCACCGGCGATCTCGGGCTCCTCGATGCCGAGGGCTGCGTCACGCTGCGCAGCCGCCGGGCGGAACTCGTCGAGGTGGCCGGGCGCCTGTGGTATCCGCGCGACGTCGAGGAGGCGCTCGCAGCGCAGCCCGGCGTGGCGCAGGCGGCCCTGGTCGGTGTCGGCGACCCGGCGCTCGGCCAACGGCCGGTGGCCTTCGCCCAGGCCCAGCCCGGCGCCGCGCTCGATGCTGCGGCGTTGAAAGCCGCGATCACCGGCCGGGTCGCCTACGACCTCGACCCGCTCGTCCTCGTCGTCGTGCCCGAGATGCCGATGACCCCGACCGGCAAGATCGCCAAAGCCGATCTCGCCCGCTCCGACCTCGCGCGGAGGGCGGCCGAGAGCGCCGCCAAGAATGCGCAGGCAGCGTGA
- a CDS encoding conserved protein of unknown function; putative FAD binding domain (Evidence 4 : Unknown function but conserved in other organisms) translates to MTGRPSPDALAALKADLSGRVALVEEPTRVRKRSRDFFWYSPVLDAELKGLSGDLVAEPASEAEVIAVAASCARHGVPLTVRGGGTGNYGQAVPLHGGVVLDVSGLDRVEWQCDGAVRTGPGLRMNRLDGLLAEGGEEIRMHPSTKRTASIGGFIAGGSGGIGSVNYGQLRERGNIRAARVVTLEPEPRVLELTGDAVNGVAHAYGTTGIVTALEMPLAPVHPWIDVIVAFDDFLTAAEVGLAVGRDPTITKKLVTPIAWPLPQWFTPLRAQCPPGQAILIAMVSEASLPAFRATVAREGGTITLETPLDDSPGHTPLYEYSWNHTTLQVLKTDRSWTYLQSLHPADGLMESVTEMAALFPDEIVPHLELIEFAGRLTYAGIPLLKFTDAERLNHIIAAHEARGVWIANPHVYTLEDGTRHKRAETDQLGFKRLTDPMGLMNPGKMRSFTPAGAATGAVCFT, encoded by the coding sequence ATGACGGGCCGGCCCTCCCCCGACGCCCTCGCGGCGCTCAAGGCCGATCTCTCCGGCCGCGTCGCCCTGGTCGAGGAGCCGACGCGGGTGCGCAAGCGCTCGCGCGACTTCTTCTGGTACTCCCCCGTCCTCGACGCCGAACTGAAAGGCCTGTCCGGCGACCTCGTTGCCGAGCCCGCCAGCGAGGCCGAGGTGATCGCGGTCGCCGCCTCCTGCGCCCGGCACGGCGTGCCACTCACCGTGCGCGGCGGCGGCACCGGCAATTACGGGCAGGCGGTGCCGCTGCACGGCGGCGTGGTGCTCGACGTCTCCGGCCTCGACCGGGTCGAGTGGCAGTGCGACGGCGCGGTGCGCACCGGCCCCGGCCTCCGCATGAACCGCCTCGACGGCCTCCTCGCGGAAGGCGGCGAGGAGATCCGGATGCATCCCTCGACCAAGCGCACGGCGAGCATCGGCGGCTTCATCGCCGGCGGCTCGGGCGGGATCGGCTCGGTGAATTACGGCCAGTTGCGCGAGCGCGGCAACATCCGCGCCGCCCGCGTGGTGACGCTGGAGCCGGAGCCGCGGGTGCTGGAACTGACCGGCGACGCGGTCAACGGCGTGGCGCATGCCTACGGCACCACCGGCATCGTCACGGCGTTGGAGATGCCGCTCGCGCCGGTCCATCCCTGGATCGACGTCATCGTCGCCTTCGACGACTTCCTGACGGCCGCCGAGGTCGGGCTGGCGGTCGGACGCGACCCCACGATCACCAAGAAGCTCGTCACGCCGATCGCCTGGCCGCTGCCGCAATGGTTCACGCCGCTGCGGGCGCAGTGCCCGCCGGGGCAGGCGATCCTGATCGCGATGGTGTCGGAGGCGAGCCTGCCCGCCTTCCGGGCGACGGTGGCGCGGGAGGGCGGCACGATCACCCTGGAGACGCCGCTCGACGATTCACCGGGCCACACGCCACTCTACGAGTACAGCTGGAACCACACCACGCTGCAGGTGCTCAAGACCGACCGGAGCTGGACCTACCTCCAGAGCCTCCACCCCGCCGACGGGCTGATGGAGAGCGTCACCGAGATGGCGGCGCTGTTTCCCGACGAGATCGTGCCGCATCTCGAACTCATCGAGTTCGCCGGCCGGCTCACCTATGCCGGCATCCCGCTCCTGAAGTTCACCGACGCGGAGAGGCTGAACCACATCATCGCGGCGCATGAGGCGCGCGGCGTCTGGATCGCCAACCCGCATGTCTACACGCTGGAGGACGGCACCCGGCACAAGCGGGCGGAAACCGACCAGCTGGGCTTCAAGCGGCTCACCGACCCGATGGGCCTGATGAACCCGGGCAAGATGCGGAGCTTCACGCCCGCTGGCGCTGCGACCGGGGCGGTTTGTTTCACGTGA
- a CDS encoding rieske 2Fe-2S family protein (Evidence 2b : Function from indirect experimental evidences (e.g. phenotypes); Product type cp : cell process), with protein MLTTRQKLWRHYWYATLRLSDLADGPKPFTLMGEKIVLFLDGEGQPAAMMDRCCHRTARLSKGWCEDGLIVCGYHGWAYDRHGALARIPQFSPEQVVPRLAVKSYHCTAKYGYAWVCLEEPYAAIPEIPEDTMPGYRRIQQFHDVWKTSPLRLMENSFDNAHFAFVHQNTFGQISQPIPEKYEITETEYGFEAETIITIANPPMAHRISGTTEPTTKRHMRNKWFMPFCRRLDIEYPSGLRHIIFNSATPIDDGTIRLAQILYRNDREADCSTEALIAWDAVIVEEDRDILESTDPDATVDMGRKVESHMPSDRPGMIMRRRLLAALHAHGEEEVSEATPAVSVPVAPTLMPHERVA; from the coding sequence ATGCTGACGACCCGCCAGAAGCTGTGGCGCCATTACTGGTACGCGACCTTGCGCCTGTCCGACCTCGCCGACGGCCCCAAGCCCTTCACCCTGATGGGCGAGAAGATCGTGCTGTTTCTCGACGGCGAGGGCCAGCCCGCGGCAATGATGGACCGCTGCTGCCACCGCACCGCCCGGCTCTCCAAGGGCTGGTGCGAGGACGGCCTGATCGTGTGCGGCTATCACGGCTGGGCCTATGACCGGCACGGCGCGCTCGCTCGCATCCCGCAATTCAGCCCGGAGCAGGTCGTGCCGCGGCTCGCGGTGAAGAGCTACCACTGCACCGCGAAGTACGGCTACGCCTGGGTCTGTCTGGAGGAGCCCTACGCGGCGATCCCCGAGATCCCCGAGGACACGATGCCTGGCTACCGGCGCATCCAGCAATTCCACGACGTGTGGAAGACCTCGCCCCTGCGGCTGATGGAGAACTCGTTCGACAACGCGCACTTCGCCTTCGTGCACCAGAACACGTTCGGGCAGATCAGCCAGCCGATCCCGGAAAAGTACGAGATCACCGAGACCGAATACGGCTTCGAGGCGGAGACGATCATCACCATCGCCAATCCGCCGATGGCCCACCGCATCAGCGGCACCACCGAGCCGACCACCAAGCGCCACATGCGCAACAAGTGGTTCATGCCGTTCTGCCGCCGGCTCGACATCGAATACCCGTCGGGCTTGCGGCACATCATCTTCAACTCGGCGACGCCGATCGACGACGGCACGATCCGGCTCGCGCAGATCCTCTACCGCAACGACCGCGAGGCGGATTGCTCGACGGAAGCGCTGATCGCCTGGGATGCGGTGATCGTCGAGGAGGACCGCGACATCCTCGAATCGACCGACCCGGACGCCACGGTCGATATGGGCCGCAAGGTCGAGAGCCATATGCCCTCCGACCGCCCCGGCATGATCATGCGCCGCCGCCTGCTGGCCGCCCTGCACGCCCATGGCGAGGAGGAGGTGTCCGAGGCAACGCCCGCGGTCTCCGTGCCGGTGGCGCCGACTCTGATGCCGCACGAGAGGGTCGCGTGA